One segment of Ricinus communis isolate WT05 ecotype wild-type chromosome 8, ASM1957865v1, whole genome shotgun sequence DNA contains the following:
- the LOC8284778 gene encoding subtilisin-like protease SBT1.6 — protein sequence MASFLSNSLPFLFLLISLLSQRALSDDAQTVKTFIFLVNSESKPSIFPTHYHWYTSEFADPLQILHVYDAVFHGFSASITPDHASTLSQHPSILTVLEDHRRQLHTTRSPQFLGLRNQRGLWSESDYGSDVIIGVFDTGVWPERRSFSDVNLGPVPTRWKGVCESGVKFTAKNCNKKLIGARFFIKGHEAAARSAGPISGINETVEFKSPRDADGHGTHTASTAAGRHSFRASMAGYAAGIAKGVAPKARLAVYKVCWKNSGCFDSDILAAFDAAVADGVDVISISIGGGDGISSPYYLDPIAIGAYAAASRGVFVSSSAGNDGPNLMSVTNLAPWVVTVGAGTIDRNFPADVILGNGRRLSGVSLYSGLPLNGKMYPLVYPGKSGMLSASLCMENSLDPAIVRGKIVICDRGSSPRAAKGLVVKKAGGVGMILANAISNGEGLVGDAHLIPACAVGSDEADAVKAYVSNTRYPTATIDFKGTVLGIKPAPVVASFSGRGPNGLNPEILKPDLIAPGVNILAAWTDAVGPTGLDSDSRKTEFNILSGTSMACPHVSGAAALLKSAHPNWSAAAIRSAMMTTANTLDNLNRSMTDEATGKACSPYDFGAGHLNLDRAMDPGLVYDITNNDYVNFLCGIGYSPKAIQVITRTPVNCPMKRPLPGNLNYPSIAALFPTSAKGVTSKAFIRTATNVGPVVNAVYRAIIEAPKGVTVTVKPSKLVFNQAVKKRSFVVTLTADTRNLMVDDSGALFGSVTWSEGMHVVRSPIVVTQIDPL from the coding sequence atggCTTCATTTCTCTCAAATTCCCTTCCTTTCCTCTTTCTCCTCATTTCCTTGCTTTCCCAAAGAGCACTGTCCGATGATGCTCAGACGGTGAAAACCTTCATCTTCCTAGTTAACTCTGAATCAAAACCGTCCATCTTTCCCACGCACTACCACTGGTACACTTCAGAGTTCGCCGATCCACTCCAAATCCTACACGTCTACGACGCCGTTTTCCACGGCTTCTCCGCTTCAATTACTCCAGACCACGCTTCCACCCTCAGCCAACACCCTTCCATTCTCACCGTCCTCGAAGACCATCGCCGTCAACTTCACACCACTCGCTCCCCACAGTTCCTCGGCCTCCGGAATCAACGCGGGTTATGGTCCGAATCTGACTATGGATCCGACGTCATTATTGGTGTCTTTGACACTGGAGTCTGGCCCGAAAGGCGCAGCTTCTCTGATGTCAATCTCGGGCCAGTTCCGACCCGATGGAAAGGTGTTTGTGAAAGTGGAGTTAAATTCACGGCGAAAAACTGTAACAAGAAGTTAATTGGTGCTCGTTTCTTTATCAAAGGTCACGAAGCAGCTGCTAGATCAGCGGGTCCAATTAGTGGCATTAATGAAACGGTTGAGTTTAAGTCGCCGAGAGATGCGGACGGTCATGGGACCCACACGGCGTCTACTGCGGCTGGACGACACTCATTTCGTGCTAGTATGGCTGGCTATGCGGCTGGTATTGCAAAAGGTGTGGCTCCCAAAGCTAGACTCGCGGTTTATAAAGTGTGTTGGAAGAATTCGGGTTGTTTTGATTCCGATATCTTAGCTGCTTTTGATGCTGCTGTTGCTGATGGTGTCGAtgttatttctatttctattggCGGCGGTGACGGAATCTCGTCGCCGTATTATCTTGATCCTATAGCTATTGGTGCTTATGCTGCTGCTTCTAGAGGTGTTTTTGTATCGTCTTCTGCTGGTAACGATGGGCCTAATTTAATGTCAGTGACTAACCTAGCGCCTTGGGTTGTTACTGTTGGGGCTGGAACCATTGATAGGAATTTTCCTGCTGATGTTATTCTTGGTAACGGCCGCAGATTATCTGGTGTTTCTCTGTACTCTGGGCTTCCATTGAATGGCAAAATGTATCCCTTGGTTTATCCTGGTAAATCAGGGATGCTTTCCGCTTCCCTGTGTATGGAAAACTCACTTGATCCTGCGATAGTTAGAGGTAAAATTGTTATTTGTGATCGAGGTAGCAGTCCAAGAGCTGCCAAAGGTTTGGTTGTTAAGAAAGCTGGTGGTGTTGGTATGATTCTTGCTAATGCCATTTCTAATGGTGAAGGACTTGTTGGTGATGCCCATCTAATTCCTGCTTGTGCTGTTGGTTCTGATGAAGCTGATGCTGTCAAGGCTTATGTTTCCAACACTCGATATCCTACTGCAACTATTGATTTTAAAGGTACTGTTCTTGGAATCAAACCGGCTCCTGTCGTTGCTTCGTTTTCGGGTAGAGGACCCAATGGATTGAACCCGGAAATTCTTAAACCGGATTTAATTGCTCCTGGTGTGAATATACTTGCTGCTTGGACTGATGCAGTTGGTCCAACTGGACTCGATTCAGATTCAAGAAAAACTGAATTCAACATTTTGTCCGGCACTTCAATGGCTTGTCCTCATGTAAGTGGCGCGGCAGCGTTGCTTAAATCAGCACACCCGAATTGGAGTGCTGCAGCAATTAGATCAGCGATGATGACAACTGCTAATACTCTTGATAATCTTAACCGGTCTATGACTGATGAGGCTACCGGAAAAGCATGCAGTCCTTACGATTTTGGTGCAGGCCATCTTAATCTTGATCGCGCAATGGATCCAGGACTTGTGTACGATATAACCAACAACGATTATGTGAACTTCTTGTGTGGAATAGGCTACAGCCCGAAAGCGATTCAGGTGATAACTCGAACACCGGTCAATTGTCCAATGAAGAGGCCATTGCCTGGGAACCTAAACTACCCATCAATTGCAGCACTGTTTCCAACATCAGCAAAGGGAGTAACGAGCAAGGCATTTATAAGAACAGCCACGAATGTGGGTCCGGTGGTTAATGCAGTTTATAGGGCAATAATTGAAGCTCCAAAAGGGGTGACAGTGACAGTAAAACCATCAAAGTTGGTGTTCAACCAGGCAGTAAAGAAGAGAAGCTTTGTTGTAACATTAACAGCAGACACCCGGAATCTGATGGTGGATGATTCGGGTGCTTTATTCGGGTCAGTTACATGGTCCGAGGGAATGCATGTTGTCAGGAGTCCCATTGTAGTGACTCAAATAGATCCGTTGTAA